The Etheostoma cragini isolate CJK2018 chromosome 5, CSU_Ecrag_1.0, whole genome shotgun sequence genome contains a region encoding:
- the suds3 gene encoding sin3 histone deacetylase corepressor complex component SDS3, which translates to MASTLLSPMVDYYNDEEELDSVEDDDDRSFRGRDSEEDTEDASETDLAKHDEDDYVEIKEQMYQDKLASLKRQLQQLQEGTLQEYQKRMKKLDQQYKERLRNADLFLQLETEQVERNYIKEKKAAVKEFDDKKVELKENLIAELEEKKKMIENEKLTMELTGDSMEVKPIMTRKLRRRPNDPVPIPDKRRKPAPAQLNYLLTDEQIMEDLRTLNKLKSPKRPGMSXXXXXXXXPEHIPSTPIENPSQRYEARIEEGKLYYDKRWYHKSQAIYLESKDNTKISCVISSVGTNEIWVRKTSDSTKMRIYLGQLQRGAFVIRRRSAA; encoded by the exons ATGGCTTCGACTTTGCTATCACCTATGGTGGATTATTACAACGACGAAGAAGAACTTGATAGCGTGGAAGATGACGACGACCGGAGTTTCAGGGGAAGAGACTCAGAAGAAG ACACGGAAGATGCCAGTGAAACAGATCTTGCCAAGCACGACGAGGATGACTATGTTGAAATCAAAGAGCA AATGTACCAAGACAAACTGGCCTCTCTGAAAAGACAGTTGCAGCAATTACAAGAag GAACACTGCAGGAGTATcagaagaggatgaagaagcTGGACCAGCAGTATAAAGAGAGACTCCGAAACGCAG ATCTGTTTCTCCAGCTTGAG ACAGAGCAGGTGGAGAGGAACTACATCAAGGAGAAGAAGGCAGCTGTGAAGGAGTTTGACGATAAAAAGGTTGAACTGAAGGAAAACCTAATTGCAGAgttggaggagaagaagaagatgatcgAGAATGAAAAATTAACAATGGAGCTGACAGGCG ATTCAATGGAGGTAAAACCTATCATGACTCGGAAGCTGAGGAGACGGCCCAATGATCCAGTCCCAATACCAGATAAACGGAGAAAACCTGCGCCAG CTCAGCTCAATTATTTGTTAACAGATGAACAGATAATGGAAGATTTAAGAACACTTAATAAG CTCAAGTCACCAAAACGACCGGGTATGTC NNNNNNNNNNNNNNNNNNNNNNNCTCCAGAGCACATCCCCTCCACTCCCATTGAGAACCCCTCCCAGCGCTACGAGGCCCGCATCGAGGAGGGGAAACTTTACTACGACAAAAGATG GTACCACAAGAGCCAGGCCATCTACCTGGAGtcaaaggacaacacaaagatTAGCTGTGTCATCAGCTCAGTTGGGACCAATGAG ATTTGGGTGAGGAAGACGAGCGACAGTACAAAGATGAGGATCTACCTGGGACAGCTGCAGAGGGGAGCGTTTGTCATCCGTCGACGGTCGGCTGCGTAA